In Oscillatoria acuminata PCC 6304, a single window of DNA contains:
- a CDS encoding GNAT family N-acetyltransferase, which produces MIKIIQRNVTPDEADLLVKEIQGTPYIVGYSRKEWLQAENIRIAEDDNGHFMGVSLNSDFGQNWTKIAVLYVREDYRGQGVGKRLFYAAIEEAIARNRNIYTISANPVVIQMIHDLGFATFPGFFSFPENLQKHRASIYRHTLKWLTNFYRIQEIIRKHYVYKLKEDFVYAIRLV; this is translated from the coding sequence ATGATAAAAATTATCCAACGAAATGTCACCCCAGATGAAGCGGACTTACTGGTGAAAGAAATTCAGGGAACTCCTTATATTGTCGGGTATTCCCGCAAAGAATGGTTACAAGCAGAGAATATCCGCATTGCTGAAGATGATAATGGGCATTTTATGGGGGTGAGTTTAAATAGTGACTTTGGTCAAAATTGGACAAAAATTGCTGTTTTATATGTCCGGGAAGACTATCGCGGTCAAGGGGTTGGGAAACGGTTATTTTATGCCGCCATTGAAGAGGCGATCGCCCGCAACCGAAATATTTATACCATTAGTGCCAACCCAGTCGTGATTCAAATGATTCATGATTTGGGGTTTGCGACTTTTCCCGGGTTTTTCTCATTTCCAGAAAATCTGCAAAAACACAGAGCGAGCATTTACCGGCATACCCTTAAATGGTTGACTAATTTCTATCGAATTCAGGAAATTATTAGAAAGCATTATGTTTACAAATTGAAAGAAGATTTTGTTTATGCGATTCGCTTAGTGTGA